One region of Pieris rapae chromosome Z, ilPieRapa1.1, whole genome shotgun sequence genomic DNA includes:
- the LOC111000086 gene encoding uncharacterized protein LOC111000086, with amino-acid sequence MHSILLLLSIHTIETLATPVDYPIKVDLPVYEDPEAFKGPPDVHLAEPLLPENHPGVDTLHNNKPNLVDHKLGAANDILHYKTRLGYGTKTESALLETEGFGSKVLSVNEGIQHVAAGILQPKPIVDTIREEEKYGNTGDKFYSTGRAIVGGAERISNFVNSLIAIPGTLLNTITRSASEKLNTFGGKLVGL; translated from the exons atgcATTCAATACTTTTGTTACTGTCGATACACACAATAGAGACGCTTGCTACTCCAGTAGATTATCCTATTAAAGTCGACCTTCCAGTATATGAAGATCCTGAAGCATTTAAAGGGCCGCCTGATGTTCATCTAGCTGAACCCCTATTACCCGAAAATCATCCTGGTGTTGACACGCTACACAATAATAAACCTAATTTAGTGGATCATAAACTAGGAGCGGCAAACGATATACTTCATTACAAAACGCGA TTGGGATATGGAACAAAAACTGAAAGTGCATTGCTGGAAACTGAAGGATTCGGAAGTAAAGTGCTTTCTGTTAACGAAGGCATTCAGCATGTTGCCGCTGGTATTTTACAG CCAAAGCCGATAGTGGATACAATACGAGAAGAAGAGAAGTACGGAAATACAGgtgataaattttatagcACTGGTCGAGCAATTGTCGGCGGTGCAGAGCGGATATCGAACTTCGTCAATTCATTGATTGCG aTACCAGGAACCCTCTTGAACACTATAACTCGATCGGCCTCTGAAAAACTGAACACATTTGGTGGAAAACTTGTTggattatag
- the LOC111000087 gene encoding uncharacterized protein LOC111000087, translating into MENMPEVTRCFGMFPAKHATYLISLVGLGMGGLGLTGIVLYGLIEKAVTAFLFQHSKGPVDDTVKKCVLLTIGLTSLLLTIGCALMFLGVTSSNPGPLAVSVWIIFAMNVIVITLCISAPLSCFFMDTLCVVKKLSFPSIVFLFTLLTIFLEMWVYFMLVTNTYLMEIT; encoded by the coding sequence ATGGAAAATATGCCAGAAGTGACCCGCTGTTTTGGTATGTTCCCGGCAAAACATGCAACTTATTTAATATCGTTGGTTGGGTTGGGAATGGGAGGCCTTGGATTAACTGGAATAGTGCTATACGGTCTAATAGAGAAGGCGGTAACAGCGTTTCTTTTCCAACATTCTAAAGGTCCAGTAGATGACACAGTGAAGAAATGTGTACTTCTAACAATTGGATTGACGTCTTTGCTCCTGACTATCGGTTGTGCCCTTATGTTTTTGGGAGTTACTTCCAGTAATCCCGGTCCCTTGGCAGTTTCAGTATGGATTATATTTGCAATGAACGTAattgttataactttatgtaTCTCAGCTCCGCTGTCTTGTTTCTTTATGGATACGTTAtgtgttgtaaaaaaattgtcgtTTCCCTCAATAGTATTTCTATTTACGCTGTTGACTATTTTTCTAGAAATGTGGGTGTACTTTATGCTTGTTACAAATACCTATCTCATggaaattacttaa